GTGATTTAACAAATAGGAATTATTTCGTGTTGCGTACAGGAATTCAAGGCAAAGGCCATTGAAATCCGAAAGTGTATTAAACCTTTGGCAAGGCATTCCACACTTTGGCAATTGTTTACAGATtttgtatttcaaaaatagGATGAGGTGCTCTGTTTTTGAGGAAACTAATAACCTGAGTAGTCGAGgtgcaatttttaattgtctaaATATAGACATCAAGGTTGCCTGATAAGGTGTTCAAGACATTCATAGATTTAGTGCCCGAATAATAATTTCATCAGTGCGCAATTATGAAAATGTCTTCCCGCAGAGACCAccaattacactgtgcagcatttttagtgctttttaaatttacctcgatggatgctatatttttggattcgttacgaattcccaagttaaactgcgttttccaaaaagttccccgacgcaaggattcttagcaaaaggacctcaaagttcgaaaaatgctgaaattggccaactttgcggagctctcagaggcaaatggatgcatggtttgattcgatgttaaagttttttaaaagatacagcctttatcttttaaaccccatacttaaaaaatttttaagattttttttagggcagaaacaaattctagaaaacatagtcaaaaaacataaaagtatacagctgcggtcaaaatggtagtagtgttgccgccctgtgtatttaaaagtttgttgttgtaattgatcttttcctggtaatattgtattgattataattttactattagactaattggataagaaaaaattacaacatcaaacttttaaaaacacaaggcggcaacactgctactattttgaccgcagctgtatgtttttcagttttttgactatatttttttaaatttatttctgccttaaaaaaaatccttaaattattttatgtatggggtttgaaagataaagggtgtatcttttaaaaaactttaacttcgaaccaagccatgcatccatttgcctctgagagctccgcaaagttggtcaatttcagcatttttcgaactttgaggtccttttgctaagaatccttgcgtcggggaactctttggaaaacgcagtttaacttgggaattcgtaacgaatccaaaaatatagcattcatcgaggttcatttttgatgctgcatagtgttatagATCACCGTGAGGCGGCTTTTGTTTATCGGTTGCCATAAGGTTCAAGTCATGTACGCAAAATAAAACCGTTTCTGTCTTTATTTCCAATTTTCGATTGAATGATGCAAGGCAGAATAGTTTGTGAGCTCACCCGGCGCAAGGAACGTGtttcaacttttaattaatgccTACGTAGGTCCGTATTTGTCATAAACAGAAAAAGCGTAGCTATATCTAAGAGATCTGTCCCactctttgttttgtttgcgcTGCCGTTGTTTGCAAATGTCATCAGCAGCTGAAGAAACCCCAAGGGCGgcgaaaatatatcaaaatttatgtttattaatagCCGGAACGAGCTGGTGCCCATTTTTCGGACGAGATGGAAGCCAAAGCACCAACGCATGATGTGAATAATACATCCGGAGCAATTTGGCTGTGACTATCTCAAAAGGCGTCCTTGAACTTAGCCATGGAAATTGTTATGGCGAAGGAGCGCTTAAGCTAATGGTCGGCACCTATAAAAAAGGAGGAAagtcaatataaataatgtttATGACGGGTCTGCCCTGGCTATAAAAACGGTGTCCTAATGCCGGTCTTGCGTGTAGAAAGGTCATTTCTCAATTGGAGGACCTCAAACGCACCCAAACGGGGCGGACTGACCACAGAGCCATTTGTAAAAAGCTGAAAGCTCATGGAGCCTAcatattttactttgtttgcaacaaaaaacaaacaaatagccAAGAATGCAGATACTAAAATTGGATGTTAATCCATTTAGTGATGCTTAAAATTTGATGTTCTGTTTCTGTTCCGTTGCTTCCGCTAAGAATGTATCTGCTAAACGATCTTGTGTGTCACATCTGATTTATGTGTTATTTTTGGCCACTGCAGCGataaatttaaagcaaaataaacaagaaaatttTGCTTACACTAAGATGGGAAATATTCAGCTGCTTATTAGCAACAAGTGACGACAGCAGACCCAAAAAAGCCACAAAGAAATTCCTCCAAATGAAAGACAAATAAACTTCACACAgttcaacaaaataaattaaaaaattgtattaaattggTTCTTACAAATATTAAAGGTGCATActtttcaaaaagtttttaaaataaaaaaaaaatttattattttttaaaataaaaacagacaTAAATTTACCGAGGAAAACAAATACTAgacaaaatgtttaaaatatatgcgAATAAAACAGGTGGAGCAACGAGTACTGGCAAACCTAGAATTTAGATCGTCTTATCAATAGAGTTCTAGGAATATTTTGAATACAGCTCCGAGTTTGTGTTGTGTTTTTATGCACCCAGGGGAGAGATAAGCCCGACTTATGTCACATAtgattcaattatttttcccatgcACACTCCGCAATCTTCCCGGCTGTGCGTTATCAGCTAGACGTAGGACAAATCCGGCACGCGATAGATGGAAATGTGAGACCACATAATCTAAGGCTACATCAAATATTGTCTCACCAACGGACTGACAGACAGTCATGGTCAcgttaatttcttgaaaaagATGACAACACACGAAAATGATGATTAGTGTTCACATTAAAGTGGATACATTAAACAGCAAGAAATTAATTTCCGCCTGACAGTGGCCATAAAAAGTTGGCTTCTATTTCTAGACACTTTACATTGGACTTTCGATGACCTTGGCAAGGCTGCAAAAGCCCGATTTGCGGGCTGCAGAATGAAAGCTTCGGCGCCATGAATGAATCGGTTGGGAAGAAGGCCAAAAGCCTGCAGTAGGACAGAGCTTTTGGGGAAAGGGATGGTCTAGCTACAGGTCAAGGAGTCATCTGAAGGATGTGTGGGCTGGcaattaaatgtaaacaaaatttaaaaatgtccaAGGATTCATGTTCATTTACTTAAAACTAAGGGGAATTAATTAGGTAAATTGataacaaaaaatgaaaatatatagcaTATTTGGGGCAATCTGACAACTCAGcactaatttaataagtttttattataatataatcaaCATGTGTTGACTTTATTAACCCTAATAGAGTAAACATATTAAATGCACAGCTCAAAACGGTTTGCGTgtcttaatttaatgaaaaatgaGCTAAAATTTGAACTCATTCATCGAAAAATCCTTATAATACATATCACCGTATACATTTATCAGAATGCTTGCTCTTGTCGCGGCAATTCTTTCATtctttattcatttaaaaaaaactgagtTCGCCGTACAAAAGCTttcagtaaaataaaaaataatagagcAAAAGAAAATGcggcaaaattaaatgaaattgacAACTCGACaagtgtgttggtgtgtgtgGGCGGTAGATAGAAGGCGAGCACGAACGGCCAGCTACAGAATTTCACATACTACACAGGCGAATTTTTATGCCGCGGTTATACACGACGTATGCGCAATGTCAGAAGTAAAGCATACAGAACAAAAGAATGCTGAAAATTGCAGAAAtcttaaaacaataaatgtcTCAAGACGGAAAGAGCAGTTGACCAAAGAGTACTCTTTGGGTTTTTCGTAATCACTACAGTCGTTAAAGGGAAGCAAAGTTTGGGAATTTCTATTTTAGttcaaaatgtaataattcaGGGAATTTATtctttcctatttttttatttcttgaaaaCCATTGAATGACCAAATTTTTTGTAGTGATGGCAAAAGTTTCTCAAAATACTAATCcaaagaaaattatattacTATCTATATAATAGATATTTATAACtcattttggtatattttggTACCTTATTAAGTGTGTTATTATTTGTTTCCAAAATCTCTGACCAAGGAGCCAAGTATTTTCATTACTTTCGCTTTTGGTCTCCCGCCAAAATAATTGCGATGCGGATAAAGATGTTCAGGGCATCCATGTAAATGGCCAGGGCGTGATTAATGGGATCGTACAGCGAGCTACTGTACTGAGGATGCATTTCGGCCGACTTTACGATCCTTTGGGTGTCGTACAGTAGGAACCCGCTGAAAAGGATCAGTCCGCCGTACAGGGACATGCTGGCTAGCCCCGCGCCAACCGCAGTTGTGGGCGGCAGCCACATGGAGGCCAGCGAGGAGGCGAATACCACGCCCAGTCCGATGGCCAGGGGTCCGCCCATGTTCAGGAACTTCTCACTCGGTGCGCAAGCGGCCACCGTGGACAGGGCACCCACAATGCCGCCGGTGTAGAGAAGGGCCTTGGTCAGGATGGGTCCGCCCAGCAGGCACATGGGCGCCAGGACGGCCCCCAAAACGGCACAGTGGGCCAGCCAGGCCACCTGCTTGGCACCGAAGCCCGGCTGATAGTCCATGCCCTGGGCAACGGCCCCGCTGAGCATCACCAGTCCCAGGGTAACCAACGAGGCAATCCATCCGGAACGCATCATCAGCGACATCATGGCGTCCGACTGGAAAATGGCAACGGACGACGCTGCTGTTACGCCGCAGGAGGCTCCAAAATAGGCGTAGGTGGCATGGATGCGATCCCTCACATACTGGGGCCAGACCACCGAGTGATCGTAGATACTGGGCTGCTTCGAAAGACCCAGTCCGTAGTAACACAGACCGACGAGGCCCATCAGGGCCGCTCCCGCCGCAGCTCCCTTTCCCATGGAGTAGGCATTCTCGCTGGGAGGCCCCATCATGCGGTCCTTGAGAGAGGGTCCTCTGGTTCGACTCTCCAAGTGGGATCGGTCGCGGTCCCTCGACTCCCTGGAGTACTTCCTCATCCCAAGCTCCTGCATATCCCGCTTGGGCATCACTGATTTACCTTGAGCTAGAGTAGGCATCCTCCTAGGATTACCCGTGATCTGGGACTGAGCGGAGCTCCAAAGACGAGGACCTCCTGTCTGGCCCAAAAGGCGCAGCGATCGCCCTGGCAACACATGGGTTAAACGGGCCAAAAGCATTTCGAAAATCGATTTGGTTTATctatggtttttgtttttttaattgttaacaGAAAGTCCGGTATAACATCAGTGAGATATGGACGATGAAGCCCTATGGGTTGTGTGTTTCAGATTGAACGGTTCTAATTGAACAATTtagcaaaacaaattttgagaCAAGACTGGCCAAAGATTTATTTTGGAAAGGCAACTGGGTTGGAAGCTATAAGTTTTTACAACATTATTCACTATAAAGTTGTGTTTATTGGTTttcgtatttattattttattaccagTTGTCAACtgacaataaatattatgacgAGGAAATAAGCAAAGCTCTTTACCGCTTATAACGAGATCAATCTCGCCAAAGCAAGATGGGAACATGAGAATTTCCAAAAGATATTTGTATAcctcaaaaatacatttttgcacGTGCCCAGACGCGCTAAGAATTCCCAGATTGTCTGTAATTGAAGGTTAATTGGCTGGCTAGCGATGAATTTGCTGTGCCAATTGATCAAACCAATGactaaaattgatttcgaGCAATAAATAACCAATTGAaattgaccaaatttaaatttcaaatactTAAAGGCAAGCAGTTTATTGAATGCAAGTCGAAAATAcattgtttgtaaattgacAATTTATATGCGCCAAATTGATTGAATGTGCGCTGTGTGAATTTATTTCCACAAAAAACAGCgatttaaatatgcaaatgaatgcgaaattaaaacgaacaaaaaatggtttgtgATATGACGTCATTATActtcaaaaatatacaagaaatATCAATGGAAACAgtcaaataaatgcaatttacgTTTGGAAGAACGAAAAACAAGCAACAGTATCGCCCACCAAAATAAAGTGTGCAAACTTTTTGAATAATGGTCGAGCAATATCGGagagaaattaaaaaccataTCAGGCCTGACATCCCATTCGTTACAATTCATCTTTGTGGCGATTGAAATTCAATGAAATCATCATGTGAAGGGGCCCGAAATGAAACCAGTTAGCCACCGAACCGAGCTGATCTCATTCAACACCATTCCTATTCTTTGCAAAACGTcaaaccgttttttttgcacacCAGCCCAAAATGTGAGTCAGCCCCTGATGGGTTTACTATGGTTTACACAATACTATAATTTACATACATCCCGCAGACATCTGGGAGCGGGCTTGCGGAGGAATTCTAGTTTGCTACCTAATTATTTGCGCAGTTTAAGTGTCGGCAAAAAGGCCCACAGACAAAAGAGAGAGCCAAAGACCCCAACCAAGCACAATCGACTCATATAATGACGGCTGCCCTGTGTCGGTATCTGTGTGCGCCAGTGCTAGAGTGTTTGTGGGTATCTATGTTTGCTCATATAAAGACAAACTACAATTTCATAGAATCAATAGAAGGGGAGTGGGTGAAACAGGGGAAAAGGAGCCATAAGGACTACCAAGAACTAGCTGCGTTATAGAATGTAGCTATATGTTGTACCTAGACCCATAGTCAGGTACATTATTAAGCTTTCAATTATATCCCTAGGCTAGCAGTAGGAATCTAATAGAATGAATTCACTTAATGATTTCATTGGAAtaataaagtataaataaattaaaatttaaagaaatctaaacaaatattttaaattagatctctcaatttatttaataagtaattaattttattaataactatAACTCGTTATAGtatatttattactttaatACTTAATACCTGTatcaaatgatttaaataaaaatctatttggctctttcatttatataaataattcctttataaaaaaagaaggtAAATAATTTACCATCTCTGCCCACCtatcttctgttttttgttgttcgcTCGTACATAATTAAATGTGTATGCGTGTTTTCCACAAGGATAGGAAATCCCTGGGGTAGGACATTGTAAACAGCTGCTCAGCAATACCGAAGCAATTTCATTGCTCCCAGCTGCGTAAAATtcgtaatacaaaaaacaactcATAAAAAATGGTGTTTACTGAGCATAAATATTCTGTCACAGGGATTGACGTAAAACCTTTTTGGCGTTCCAAGAAAATTTTGTTTGGATATGCGAAATGTCTTTATCGGTGATAGAGTTATTCGGAACTTACAGCTGACTTTAGTGTGTTTTTCTGTACATCAAGGCATAAATCATAAGTATGTCAGTTAAGATTTACACAAGGCTTTTATATAGCCCGTGGGTTTTGGAGGTGTGCAGTTTAATTATATAGTTTGCTTCAGTTGGGATGACACAATGCGCTGATGTCATGTGCCTTGTATAATTGGAATGATTTTCATTCGACTCTTAACAaggcaaattaaatgttttaaaaggcTTTATAAACTAAATTGTATTGCCTAACCAAGTAAGGAACCCTCTACTAAAAGGTGCTTGTTGATTAATTGCAGGGGTTTTTATTGCTTTATCAAGTACTTGATTGTGTCCACTTACTTGAGTCCAATTTTGAACTGATCAAATGCAGCCATGGAAGACATGTTGTTATCTTTTCGCTGTGTCTTTTCGGCTGGAGTTCAATTAACAAATTAACAGCCGCCCTTTAAAAGCAgccaaaatgtatattttttgggtctttgtaaattataaaaatcgtTCTTGGGTTTTGGTTTGTTTGCttgagtaaatatttaaaaaatgtttttataaaaattgttttgtttttatgcctAGTGCGAGTTGAGGAACTGCCAGCTGTTCGATGGCCTTGCAAGGACTGCGTATATCAACAAAACACGGAGCTTTTATGTCCTGcgcacaaacacacgcacacgcgTCGAAAACCACGCTGGAAAATGAAAACGCAGGATGCGAAAAGTTCCGGAATTAACGCTAAATCACATAACTTTTGCCCGAGTCGCGGAATTGAGTTTTGTAGATCGGATCGCTCACTATTGTTGCCCGGTGTCTATCTTGTATATAGTTTGTGGCTTTTGTGGGCGATGGATGGTATTTTATGGCTATGTATAGTCTGGCATTTGTTGCCGTTACGCGTCCGCTTGGCGTGAAGGCAGCTCGTCAACTGCCCGCCAAAGCACAAAAAGTTCTAAGCGTGTCGAAAAGCTTTCGAACGCATGCGAAACATAAAAGCGTTTCTACGTAGGCGATACGATACCGCGAGCCCTTATCAAATAATTCAGTAGTGCTATGCCGCATTACTCGGACTGGGGCGCACTTCTATGGCCCTGACTCACTGCCAATTACATGGCACAAAATATCTCGACTTTGTCCTGCCGCCAAATATCCACTTTATCACTGTCCCAGAGATAGCAGTGGTAATCGTATTTATTCGCACCGGGTAACAAGTTGTGATTTTGCTGATTCGACAATATTTTTTCGATtggttcttttttgtttgatggGGGTGTCATGCGGTGGTAATCTTTATGGCCCACTCATGCTTTGATAAGAAAGCGTGGAATCAATTTCACGAATGAGTCATTTTTATTGTAGGGAACTTCTAGGAAGCTGTAATCGGGAAAGAATCAATCGGGGCTTTTATGGCTTATCAGGAATTGTTTGGAACCGTACTTCGGTTCGTAAGAAGCACCAAAATGTTGTCAAAGAATTAAAGGAAGTACGTCATAATttgatttcttaaaattattaatccgGCCTTTTATGggttatttcaaaaaattagttGATAAGAAACAC
This portion of the Drosophila takahashii strain IR98-3 E-12201 chromosome 3R, DtakHiC1v2, whole genome shotgun sequence genome encodes:
- the Mics1 gene encoding growth hormone-inducible transmembrane protein, which produces MLLARLTHVLPGRSLRLLGQTGGPRLWSSAQSQITGNPRRMPTLAQGKSVMPKRDMQELGMRKYSRESRDRDRSHLESRTRGPSLKDRMMGPPSENAYSMGKGAAAGAALMGLVGLCYYGLGLSKQPSIYDHSVVWPQYVRDRIHATYAYFGASCGVTAASSVAIFQSDAMMSLMMRSGWIASLVTLGLVMLSGAVAQGMDYQPGFGAKQVAWLAHCAVLGAVLAPMCLLGGPILTKALLYTGGIVGALSTVAACAPSEKFLNMGGPLAIGLGVVFASSLASMWLPPTTAVGAGLASMSLYGGLILFSGFLLYDTQRIVKSAEMHPQYSSSLYDPINHALAIYMDALNIFIRIAIILAGDQKRK